The Nocardia sp. NBC_00508 nucleotide sequence CCGGCCTCGATGACCAGGTAGCGGACTGCGCGGGTGAGGAAGGCCCGGTTGGCCCTGGCCATGGTCTTGATGGTGGGGATGTGTTCAGCGATGGCATCGCCGAGTGCCCGGTCGGCGGGATAGTTGTCCTTGCCGCCGAGCCAGTAATCGTAGACGCGGGCTTCGTGGGCGATGGTGACGTCGATTTCGGTCGGCGGCTGCGCGCTGATGTAGTTGTCGGACATGCGTTTCGGTAGTGCCTCTAGCTGTTGTGGTTATGCGGTGGGGGAGTGCGTGGTTCGGAGCGCGTCGATGAGCTCGGTGGTCTGTTCCGGTGGTGTGGCGCACACGCACAGTCGGTCCCAGATCGCGTTGTGGCGGTCGAGGTCGCCGCGTTTGTCGAGGAACTGGGCGCCGGTAGCGTGCGGGAGGTGGACGAGGTCGCTGAGCTCGGGTGCGGCGAAACGCAGGAGGGTGAAGGGGGTTTCGTTGATGGCGGGGCCGCCGACGTGGTCGGGCAGCACCTGCACGGTGATGTTGGGGCGCGCCGCCAGGTCGGCGAGGTGGTCCAGTTGCGCATCCCAGACCTCATGTCCGCCGATCGGGCGGCGCAGCGCGGCTGCCTCGATGACGAACCACACCCAGGGCGGGTCGGAGCGGGTGAGCAGGTGCTGTCGCCGCATCAGCAACTCGATGCGGCGCTGGATCTCGCCTGTCGGTTCGGGATGGGCGATGGCGAAGACCGTGTGGGCGTAGGACGGTGTCCGCGCCAGGTCCGGCACCAAACCCGGCGCGTAGCAACGGATCAACGTGGCAGCGTCCTCGAGC carries:
- a CDS encoding helix-turn-helix domain-containing protein; this encodes MIGDRNAAEMSATGEGLDEDPALLRRVLGARLRRLREAAGIRGEAAGRAIRASHSKISRLEAGRVGFRAMDIDDLLTLYGVHDADTRAEYRQLARRANAVGRWQADADLTPPRLDTYLALEDAATLIRCYAPGLVPDLARTPSYAHTVFAIAHPEPTGEIQRRIELLMRRQHLLTRSDPPWVWFVIEAAALRRPIGGHEVWDAQLDHLADLAARPNITVQVLPDHVGGPAINETPFTLLRFAAPELSDLVHLPHATGAQFLDKRGDLDRHNAIWDRLCVCATPPEQTTELIDALRTTHSPTA